The proteins below come from a single Crossiella sp. CA-258035 genomic window:
- a CDS encoding MarR family transcriptional regulator encodes MSTHRDELVARLANAGRRTSDAAVMFHSALSARLDISVTDWKLLGLLETHGPLSAGELSQHSGLAPASITSAIDRLAKRGYVHRNRDTTDGRRVLIALDEGLLQGVDAQFEGFFRRLGALVERYTDAELDLLAGFLEQNAALMREATAELTER; translated from the coding sequence GTGTCAACGCACCGCGACGAGCTGGTGGCCCGGCTGGCCAACGCCGGCCGGCGGACCAGCGACGCCGCCGTCATGTTCCACAGCGCGCTCAGCGCCCGCCTGGACATCAGCGTCACCGACTGGAAGCTGCTCGGCCTGCTGGAAACCCACGGCCCGCTCAGCGCGGGCGAGCTCTCCCAGCACTCCGGCCTCGCCCCGGCCTCCATCACCAGCGCCATCGACCGCCTGGCCAAACGCGGCTACGTGCACCGCAACCGCGACACCACCGACGGCCGCCGGGTCCTCATCGCCCTGGACGAGGGCCTGCTCCAGGGCGTCGACGCGCAGTTCGAGGGCTTCTTCCGCCGCCTGGGCGCGCTGGTGGAGCGCTACACCGACGCCGAGCTCGACCTGCTCGCCGGGTTCCTGGAGCAGAACGCGGCCCTCATGCGCGAAGCGACGGCCGAGCTGACCGAGCGCTAG
- a CDS encoding MFS transporter, with protein MDTVAMRDRVMRKVTWRLVPFLGLLYFINYLDRVNIGFAGPNGLTAELGMDQKAFGFASGIFFVGYLLLEVPSNLALHRFGARRWIARIMISWGIIATAMAFVPNATTLSVLRFLLGVAEAGFFPGIILYLTYWFPAYQRAKVVAQFMAAVAVSSAIGATVSSLLISYGDGVFGLSGWRFMFLAEGVPAILLAGVTWFFLTDRPSQAKWLTEAERAWLTEELAAEEKATEAKHGWTLRKALTSPRILALALVYFGIVYGLYALGFFLPTIIKGFEAQFGTAYTVVERGLINAVPYAIGAAVMIWWGRHGDRTGERTWHVALPALLGGLAIPIALYLGNPLAAMIAVTVCACGVLAAMPTFWALPTTFLSGAAAAGAIGLINSLGNLSGFVAPYLTGALADATGSQRTGLWLVGGAMLMSAVLVLALRRGNEHR; from the coding sequence ATGGACACCGTCGCGATGCGGGACCGCGTCATGCGCAAGGTCACCTGGCGGTTGGTCCCGTTCCTGGGGTTGTTGTACTTCATCAACTACCTGGACCGGGTCAACATCGGGTTTGCCGGGCCGAACGGGCTGACCGCCGAGCTGGGCATGGACCAGAAGGCGTTCGGCTTCGCCTCCGGCATATTCTTCGTGGGATACCTGCTGCTGGAGGTGCCCAGCAACCTGGCGCTGCACCGCTTCGGCGCGCGCCGCTGGATCGCCCGGATCATGATCAGCTGGGGCATCATCGCCACCGCGATGGCCTTCGTCCCGAACGCGACCACGCTGTCCGTGCTGCGGTTCCTGCTCGGGGTGGCCGAGGCCGGGTTCTTCCCCGGCATCATCCTCTACCTGACCTACTGGTTCCCTGCCTACCAGCGGGCCAAGGTGGTCGCGCAGTTCATGGCCGCGGTGGCGGTCTCCAGCGCGATCGGCGCCACCGTGTCCAGCCTGCTGATCAGCTACGGCGACGGCGTGTTCGGCCTGTCCGGCTGGCGGTTCATGTTCCTGGCCGAGGGCGTGCCCGCGATCCTGTTGGCCGGGGTGACCTGGTTCTTCCTCACCGACCGGCCCAGCCAGGCCAAGTGGCTGACCGAGGCGGAGCGGGCCTGGCTGACCGAGGAGCTGGCCGCGGAGGAGAAGGCGACCGAGGCCAAGCACGGCTGGACCCTGCGCAAGGCGCTCACCTCGCCGCGGATCCTGGCGCTGGCGCTGGTCTACTTCGGCATCGTCTACGGGCTCTACGCGCTCGGCTTCTTCCTGCCCACCATCATCAAGGGCTTCGAGGCGCAGTTCGGCACCGCTTACACCGTGGTGGAGCGCGGGCTGATCAACGCGGTGCCGTACGCCATCGGCGCGGCGGTGATGATCTGGTGGGGGCGGCACGGCGACCGGACCGGCGAGCGCACCTGGCACGTGGCGCTGCCCGCGCTGCTGGGCGGGCTGGCCATCCCGATCGCGCTCTACCTGGGCAACCCGCTGGCGGCGATGATCGCGGTGACCGTGTGCGCCTGCGGCGTGCTGGCCGCGATGCCCACCTTCTGGGCGCTGCCGACCACGTTCCTCTCCGGCGCCGCGGCCGCGGGCGCGATCGGGTTGATCAACTCGCTGGGCAACCTGTCCGGGTTCGTCGCGCCCTACCTCACCGGCGCGCTGGCCGATGCCACCGGCAGCCAGCGGACCGGGTTGTGGCTGGTCGGCGGGGCGATGCTGATGTCAGCGGTGCTCGTGCTCGCCTTGCGGAGAGGCAACGAGCACCGCTGA
- a CDS encoding zinc-dependent alcohol dehydrogenase family protein, whose translation MRAVVYNSFGGPVTVEQLPDPAPGPADAVIEVEATGLCRSDWHGWMGHDEDITVFPHVPGHELAGVVREVGAEVRRFRPGDRVTVPFINACGSCPSCQAGDQQVCPAQSQPGFTHWGSYAEAVRIRHAETNLIRLPDTMAYQTAAALGCRFATSFRAVRDIARTRAGEWVAVHGCGGVGLSAVMIAAAAGAQVIAIDINEEALSLATQLGVTATVNGGDTAEAVRELTGGGAHVSLDALGHPATAAASINSLRRRGRHVQVGLLPGAPTPLPMGRVIAHELAVLGSHGMAAHAYPELMALVNGGKLRPDRLITRTIGLAEAARALPLLHTSSSAGMTMIEP comes from the coding sequence ATGCGCGCGGTGGTCTACAACTCCTTCGGCGGCCCGGTCACCGTCGAACAGCTGCCCGATCCGGCCCCCGGCCCGGCCGACGCGGTGATCGAGGTCGAGGCCACCGGCCTGTGCCGCAGCGACTGGCACGGCTGGATGGGCCACGACGAGGACATCACGGTCTTCCCGCACGTGCCCGGCCACGAGCTGGCCGGCGTCGTGCGCGAGGTCGGCGCGGAGGTGCGCCGTTTCCGCCCGGGCGACCGGGTGACCGTGCCCTTCATCAACGCCTGCGGCAGCTGCCCGTCCTGCCAAGCCGGTGACCAGCAGGTCTGCCCCGCGCAGAGCCAGCCCGGCTTCACCCACTGGGGCTCCTACGCCGAAGCGGTGCGCATCCGGCACGCCGAGACGAACCTGATCCGCCTGCCCGACACCATGGCCTACCAGACCGCCGCCGCCCTGGGCTGCCGCTTCGCCACCTCCTTCCGCGCGGTCCGCGACATCGCCCGCACCCGCGCGGGCGAGTGGGTCGCGGTGCACGGCTGCGGCGGCGTCGGCCTGTCCGCGGTGATGATCGCCGCCGCCGCCGGAGCCCAGGTGATCGCCATCGACATCAACGAAGAAGCCCTGTCCCTGGCCACCCAGCTCGGCGTCACCGCCACCGTCAACGGCGGTGACACCGCCGAGGCCGTCCGCGAGCTCACCGGCGGCGGCGCTCACGTCTCCCTGGACGCCCTCGGCCACCCCGCCACCGCCGCCGCCTCGATCAACAGCCTGCGCCGCCGCGGCAGGCACGTCCAGGTCGGCCTGCTCCCCGGCGCCCCCACGCCGCTGCCGATGGGCCGGGTGATCGCGCACGAGCTGGCGGTCCTGGGCAGCCACGGCATGGCCGCACACGCCTACCCGGAGCTGATGGCGCTGGTCAACGGCGGCAAGCTGCGGCCGGACCGGCTGATCACCCGCACCATCGGGCTCGCGGAGGCGGCCCGGGCCCTGCCACTGCTGCACACCAGTTCGTCGGCGGGCATGACCATGATCGAGCCCTAG
- a CDS encoding SDR family oxidoreductase, whose translation MTSRSRALVTGASRGIGKAIAHALSPTHDLLLGGRDQAALSALATELGNAIPWTADLADTEALTTATAQIDRLDLLVHSAGVAELGAIADTPAKVWRETYEINVVAVAELTRLLLPALRTARGTVILINSGAGLRANPGWAAYAASKFALRALGDALRAEEEANGIRVTSVHPGRTATDMQRGIRTAEGGEFQPDAYLTPESVAGAVAMAANAGPDAHLTEIVIRPASR comes from the coding sequence ATGACGTCCCGCTCCCGCGCCCTGGTCACCGGCGCCTCCCGAGGCATCGGCAAGGCCATCGCCCACGCCCTGTCCCCCACCCACGACCTGCTGCTGGGCGGCCGCGACCAGGCCGCGCTCTCCGCTCTGGCCACCGAGCTGGGCAACGCCATCCCGTGGACCGCCGACCTGGCCGACACCGAGGCGCTGACCACCGCCACCGCACAGATCGACCGCCTCGACCTGCTGGTGCACAGCGCGGGCGTGGCCGAGCTGGGCGCCATCGCGGACACCCCGGCCAAGGTCTGGCGGGAGACCTACGAGATCAACGTGGTCGCGGTCGCCGAGCTCACCCGCCTGCTGCTGCCCGCCCTGCGCACCGCCCGCGGCACCGTCATCCTGATCAACTCCGGCGCCGGCCTGCGCGCCAACCCCGGCTGGGCCGCCTACGCCGCCAGCAAGTTCGCCCTGCGCGCCCTCGGCGACGCGCTGCGCGCCGAAGAGGAGGCCAACGGCATCCGGGTGACCTCGGTGCACCCCGGCCGCACCGCCACCGACATGCAGCGCGGCATCCGCACCGCCGAGGGCGGCGAGTTCCAGCCCGATGCCTACCTGACCCCGGAGTCGGTGGCCGGCGCGGTGGCCATGGCCGCCAACGCCGGTCCCGACGCCCACCTCACCGAGATCGTGATCCGCCCGGCTAGCCGCTGA
- a CDS encoding MarR family transcriptional regulator → MSTGATKIDYLARELRPLVFRLYYVVRRETPQHQLTLTQASVLATLVTDEPQRMSALAEREGVRMPSMTDVVARLERLGFARRAPDPLDRRAVLAEASEEGTRLIEELVWAREEFLSARLAELGEADRAAIAAALPALWRLLEVN, encoded by the coding sequence GTGTCCACCGGTGCAACGAAGATCGACTACCTCGCGCGGGAGCTCCGCCCGCTGGTTTTCCGGCTCTACTACGTGGTGCGCCGGGAGACCCCGCAGCACCAGCTGACGCTCACCCAGGCATCCGTGCTGGCCACGCTGGTCACCGACGAGCCGCAGCGGATGAGCGCGCTGGCCGAGCGGGAGGGCGTGCGGATGCCGTCGATGACCGACGTGGTCGCCCGCCTGGAGCGGCTGGGCTTCGCCCGTCGCGCGCCGGACCCGCTGGACCGCAGGGCGGTGCTGGCCGAGGCGAGCGAGGAGGGCACCCGGCTGATCGAGGAGCTGGTGTGGGCGCGCGAGGAGTTCCTCAGCGCCCGGCTGGCCGAGCTGGGTGAGGCCGACCGCGCCGCCATCGCCGCCGCTCTGCCCGCACTGTGGCGCTTGCTGGAGGTCAACTGA
- a CDS encoding FAD-binding and (Fe-S)-binding domain-containing protein — protein MREGEEFGRRLRAELPGAARLDAQTRAAYGSDASIYRVLPAAVLEPRDLDELGAALAIAREHGVPVTGRGGGTSVAGNAIGPGLVVDFSRHLNRVLAIDPEARTATVQPGVVLDELRRQAAAHGLTFGPDPSTQSRCTLGGMIGNNACGPHSVAWGTTAEVVHRLDLLLADGRTLSAGPGGSGDAELDRRLVSLRDKHLAELRRELGRFRRQVSGYNLAELLPEKGFHLARALVGSEGTCALVTSATVALTPVPATTVLLVLGFPDVYTAADQAPALAAAGALTVEGMDEALIAALGSGPGSVAARALPPGRAWLYCEVAGEAAARELAGLVEASALVVTDPARAAALWRIRKDGAGIATRMADGGEAWPGWEDSAVPPERLGGYLRELHALLADHGYRGIAYGHFGEGCLHLRCDWDLLSAQGVSRYRAFIEAAADLVVAHGGTSSGEHGDGRARSELLARTYSPVVLRAFAGFKAAFDPDGLLNPGVLVAPQPLDADLRPGHDRIELPVVHALHTDRGSFAAAVRRCVGVGSCRQASGPMCPSFQVTGDEVHSTRGRARVLGEMLRGELLDPDATAVREALDLCLSCKACRRDCPVQVDMATYKAEFLHRHYRRKLRPRAHYTLGWLPLLARLARPAPRLTNALTGSRIALRLAGLESRRDPVSFARTSFRSWWRHRGGPKGTGTPVLLWPDTFTNFMSPEIGIAAVEVLEALGYRVDLPRGPVCCGLTWHSTGQLDIARRVLRRSVRALAGDQLVIGLEPSCTVLLREDAAELVPEAAGLRDRVRTLAEVVAAHEGDWPFAQLDAKAVRQPHCHQQATFGDAAERAVLASLGIEVDQVDAGCCGLAGNFGFEPGHWEVAQACAERQLYPKIRAAAAGTLVLADGFSCRTQAAQGTEATAVHLAGVLRQALSPPASSTRARL, from the coding sequence GTGCGCGAGGGCGAGGAGTTCGGGCGGCGGTTGCGGGCCGAACTGCCCGGTGCGGCCAGGCTGGATGCGCAGACCCGGGCCGCCTACGGCTCGGACGCCTCGATCTACCGGGTGCTGCCCGCGGCCGTGCTGGAACCGAGGGACCTGGACGAGCTCGGCGCGGCGCTGGCCATCGCGCGCGAGCACGGGGTGCCGGTCACCGGCCGGGGCGGCGGGACCTCGGTGGCGGGCAACGCGATCGGGCCCGGCCTGGTGGTCGACTTCTCCCGGCACCTCAACCGGGTGCTGGCCATTGATCCCGAGGCGCGCACCGCGACCGTGCAACCCGGGGTGGTGCTGGACGAGCTGCGCCGCCAGGCCGCGGCGCACGGGCTGACCTTCGGGCCGGACCCGTCCACCCAGTCCCGCTGCACGCTCGGCGGGATGATCGGCAACAACGCCTGCGGGCCGCATTCGGTGGCCTGGGGCACCACCGCCGAGGTGGTGCACCGGCTGGACCTGCTGCTCGCCGACGGTCGCACGCTGAGCGCGGGGCCGGGCGGCAGCGGGGACGCGGAGCTGGACCGGCGGCTGGTCTCATTGCGGGACAAGCACTTGGCCGAGCTGCGGCGGGAGCTGGGCCGGTTCCGCAGGCAGGTCTCCGGGTACAACCTGGCGGAGTTGTTGCCGGAGAAGGGTTTCCACCTGGCGCGGGCGCTGGTCGGGTCGGAGGGCACCTGCGCGCTGGTCACCTCGGCCACCGTCGCGCTCACCCCGGTGCCCGCGACAACGGTGTTGCTGGTGCTGGGTTTTCCCGATGTCTACACCGCGGCGGACCAGGCCCCGGCACTGGCCGCGGCGGGCGCGCTGACCGTGGAGGGCATGGACGAGGCGCTGATCGCCGCGCTGGGCAGCGGGCCGGGAAGCGTTGCCGCGCGGGCACTTCCGCCCGGCCGGGCCTGGCTGTACTGCGAGGTCGCCGGGGAGGCGGCGGCGCGGGAGCTGGCCGGACTGGTCGAGGCCAGCGCGCTGGTGGTCACCGACCCGGCGCGGGCCGCCGCGCTGTGGCGGATCCGCAAGGACGGCGCGGGCATCGCGACCAGGATGGCCGACGGCGGCGAGGCCTGGCCCGGCTGGGAGGACTCCGCGGTGCCGCCGGAACGCCTCGGCGGCTACCTGCGCGAGCTGCACGCGCTGCTCGCTGACCACGGTTACCGCGGCATCGCCTACGGGCACTTCGGCGAGGGCTGCCTGCACCTGCGCTGCGACTGGGACCTGCTGAGCGCACAAGGGGTTTCCCGCTACCGCGCGTTCATCGAGGCGGCCGCGGACCTGGTGGTGGCGCACGGCGGCACCAGCTCCGGCGAGCACGGCGACGGCCGGGCCCGCTCCGAACTGCTGGCCCGCACCTACTCGCCGGTGGTGCTGCGCGCCTTCGCCGGGTTCAAGGCGGCCTTCGACCCGGACGGCCTGCTCAACCCCGGCGTCCTTGTTGCCCCGCAACCACTCGACGCCGACCTGCGGCCCGGCCACGACCGGATCGAGCTGCCCGTGGTGCATGCCCTGCACACCGACCGCGGCTCCTTCGCCGCCGCAGTGCGCCGCTGCGTCGGCGTGGGCAGCTGCCGCCAGGCCAGCGGCCCGATGTGCCCGTCCTTCCAGGTCACCGGGGACGAGGTGCACTCCACCAGGGGCCGGGCCAGGGTGCTCGGGGAGATGCTGCGCGGTGAGCTGCTCGACCCGGACGCCACCGCCGTGCGCGAGGCGCTGGACCTGTGCCTGTCCTGCAAGGCGTGCCGGCGCGACTGCCCGGTGCAGGTGGACATGGCCACCTACAAGGCCGAGTTCCTGCACCGCCACTACCGCCGGAAGCTGCGGCCGCGCGCGCACTACACGCTGGGCTGGCTGCCGCTGCTGGCCCGGCTGGCCCGGCCCGCGCCGCGACTGACCAACGCGCTCACCGGCAGCCGGATCGCGCTGCGGCTGGCCGGGCTGGAATCCCGCCGGGACCCGGTCTCCTTCGCCCGCACCAGTTTCCGCTCCTGGTGGCGTCACCGCGGCGGGCCGAAGGGGACCGGCACGCCGGTGCTGCTGTGGCCGGACACCTTCACCAACTTCATGAGTCCGGAGATCGGCATCGCCGCGGTGGAGGTGCTGGAGGCGCTGGGCTACCGGGTCGACCTGCCGCGCGGCCCGGTCTGCTGCGGCCTGACCTGGCACTCCACCGGGCAGCTGGACATCGCCCGCCGGGTGCTGCGCCGCTCGGTCCGCGCGCTGGCGGGCGATCAGCTGGTCATCGGGCTGGAACCGTCCTGCACGGTGCTGCTGCGGGAGGACGCCGCCGAGCTGGTGCCGGAGGCGGCCGGCCTGCGCGACCGGGTGCGCACGCTGGCCGAAGTGGTTGCGGCACATGAGGGTGACTGGCCGTTCGCGCAGTTGGACGCCAAGGCGGTCCGGCAGCCGCACTGCCACCAGCAGGCCACTTTCGGCGACGCGGCCGAGCGGGCGGTGCTGGCCAGCCTGGGCATCGAGGTCGACCAGGTGGACGCGGGCTGCTGCGGCCTGGCCGGGAACTTCGGCTTCGAGCCCGGTCACTGGGAGGTCGCGCAGGCCTGCGCGGAACGCCAGCTGTACCCGAAGATCAGGGCCGCGGCGGCCGGCACGCTGGTGCTGGCCGACGGGTTCTCCTGTCGCACGCAGGCGGCGCAGGGCACCGAGGCCACGGCGGTGCACTTGGCCGGCGTGCTGCGGCAGGCGCTCAGCCCGCCGGCGTCTTCGACGAGAGCTCGGTTGTGA
- a CDS encoding PhoX family phosphatase, with translation MEVRVSQGEQGHRLLPLLPNHPLGRSALTCEYRCGNACAHEEPNNSGNEYFGDMARKAMSRRGMLRAGAVLAIAGAGATTLAGTAAADVKLDLDAGPVDVDLELGFGGGRRTAGVNFEPVAPNRDDKITVPKGYTHEVLIRWGDPVVPGAPKWDFEKQTAAAQAMQFGFNNDYCGLVPIPGCDDKWLMVSNHEYTTEEFMFRGWNKDNPTREQVETAWAAHGQSVVLVERNRRTGKLEAKVDKRYNRRITLTTPFEVRGPAAGSQYLKTSADPTGTVVLGTQNNCAGGLTPWGTILSGEENVNQYFANADKVTDPVTSARLARYGFPKGTSTRKWERFDKRFDLAQEPNEANRFGYIVEIDPFEPDQPPVKHTALGRFKHEGANVIVARDGRVVAYMGDDERFDYMYKFVTDGRIKHGHSKRAREHNKRLLDSGTLYVAKFSGDSPAAEIDGSGKLPSDGQFDGTGEWIPLAHNNKSFVPGFTAEEVYVFTRLAADKVGATKMDRPEDVEPNLRNRRIYAALTNNTDRGKPGKEGATEVAPRLGNKNGQVLEIEERFSDNTATRFKWNLLLVCGDPKAADTYFGGYDKTKVSPISCPDNVAFDGYGNLWISTDGNALGSNDGLFATPLEGRERGHVRQFLTVPLGAETCGPVIGERFVLVSVQHPGEVDGASIEKPASHWPDGGASQPRPSVVAVYKNDGGRIGS, from the coding sequence GTGGAGGTACGTGTGTCTCAAGGAGAGCAGGGTCACCGCCTGCTGCCGCTGCTGCCCAACCACCCGTTGGGCCGTTCGGCGCTGACCTGCGAGTACCGGTGTGGCAACGCGTGTGCGCACGAGGAGCCCAACAACTCGGGCAATGAGTACTTCGGCGACATGGCCCGCAAGGCGATGTCCCGGCGCGGCATGCTGCGCGCGGGCGCCGTGCTGGCCATCGCGGGCGCGGGCGCCACCACGCTGGCCGGCACCGCGGCCGCCGACGTCAAGCTGGACCTGGACGCCGGTCCGGTGGACGTGGACCTGGAGCTGGGCTTCGGTGGCGGCCGCCGCACCGCGGGGGTGAACTTCGAGCCGGTCGCGCCCAACCGGGACGACAAGATCACCGTGCCCAAGGGCTACACGCACGAGGTGCTGATCCGCTGGGGCGACCCGGTGGTGCCCGGCGCGCCCAAGTGGGACTTCGAGAAGCAGACCGCGGCCGCCCAGGCCATGCAGTTCGGCTTCAACAACGACTACTGCGGCCTGGTGCCGATCCCCGGCTGCGACGACAAGTGGCTCATGGTCAGCAACCACGAGTACACCACCGAGGAGTTCATGTTCCGCGGCTGGAACAAGGACAACCCGACCCGCGAGCAGGTGGAGACCGCCTGGGCCGCGCACGGCCAGTCCGTGGTGCTGGTGGAGCGCAACCGGCGCACCGGCAAGCTGGAAGCCAAGGTGGACAAGCGGTACAACCGCCGGATCACGCTGACCACGCCGTTCGAGGTGCGCGGCCCGGCGGCCGGCTCGCAGTACCTCAAGACCTCGGCCGACCCGACCGGCACCGTGGTGCTGGGCACGCAGAACAACTGCGCGGGCGGGCTCACCCCGTGGGGCACGATCCTGTCCGGCGAGGAGAACGTCAACCAGTACTTCGCCAACGCGGACAAGGTCACCGACCCGGTCACCAGCGCACGGCTGGCCCGCTACGGCTTCCCCAAGGGCACCAGCACCCGCAAGTGGGAGCGCTTCGACAAGCGCTTCGACCTGGCGCAGGAGCCCAACGAGGCCAACCGGTTCGGCTACATCGTGGAGATCGACCCGTTCGAGCCGGACCAGCCGCCGGTCAAGCACACCGCGCTCGGCCGGTTCAAGCACGAGGGCGCCAACGTGATCGTGGCCCGCGACGGCCGCGTGGTGGCCTACATGGGCGATGACGAGCGCTTCGACTACATGTACAAGTTCGTCACCGACGGCCGGATCAAGCACGGGCACAGCAAGCGCGCCCGCGAGCACAACAAGCGGCTGCTCGACTCCGGCACGCTCTACGTGGCCAAGTTCAGCGGGGACAGCCCGGCCGCGGAGATCGACGGCTCCGGCAAGCTGCCCAGCGACGGCCAGTTCGACGGCACCGGCGAGTGGATCCCGCTGGCGCACAACAACAAGTCCTTCGTGCCCGGCTTCACCGCCGAGGAGGTCTACGTCTTCACCCGGCTGGCCGCGGACAAGGTCGGCGCCACCAAGATGGACCGGCCGGAGGACGTCGAGCCGAACCTGCGCAACCGCCGGATCTACGCCGCGCTGACCAACAACACCGACCGCGGCAAGCCGGGCAAGGAGGGCGCCACCGAGGTCGCGCCGCGCCTGGGCAACAAGAACGGTCAGGTGCTGGAGATCGAGGAGCGGTTCTCCGACAACACCGCGACCCGGTTCAAGTGGAACCTGCTGCTGGTGTGCGGCGACCCGAAGGCCGCCGACACCTACTTCGGCGGGTACGACAAGACCAAGGTCAGCCCGATCTCCTGCCCGGACAACGTGGCCTTCGACGGCTACGGCAACCTGTGGATCTCCACTGACGGCAACGCACTGGGCTCCAACGACGGCCTGTTCGCCACCCCGCTGGAGGGCCGGGAGCGCGGCCACGTCCGCCAGTTCCTGACCGTGCCGCTGGGCGCGGAGACCTGCGGACCGGTCATCGGCGAGCGGTTCGTGCTGGTCTCGGTGCAGCACCCGGGCGAGGTGGACGGGGCGAGCATCGAGAAGCCCGCCTCGCACTGGCCGGACGGCGGCGCCAGCCAGCCGCGGCCGTCCGTCGTCGCGGTCTACAAGAACGACGGCGGCCGCATCGGCAGCTGA
- a CDS encoding amidohydrolase family protein, with amino-acid sequence MPESTRLKAPVVLPCDAACSVLRDAVVDFDQTGRIVHCGPIADAPPPPAGARVRELTGILLPGLVNTHAHTPMMPLRGLGGDLPLMRWLAEAIWPAEGRMVERDSYDGMLLGSVEMLRAGVTTSVEMFFHGEQMAQAVLDTGGRVLLTPGIINAPGLERLGSWQELTGHTTRWIDADGLRFGAGDRIELGYGPHSAYTLTPEIIAEVAQLARDRDALLHIHVAEGLQEDVAVRAEHGSVPKLLEKIGALGGRVLAAHAVHLSDEDLAIFTRHDVAVAHCPNSNAKLASGTARLLDMRAHGLRIGLGTDGPASNDDLDIWDEARLAVLFARLDADAADALTAPQALLMATREGANAINRTDLGALEPGRWADVVHVDVDSPAFPRGTDAPDVQLLSNLVWSSAASQVTDVWVAGDHVVSGHEPTRVDRGKAQAEVRRIAERISG; translated from the coding sequence ATGCCCGAGTCGACTCGCCTGAAAGCCCCCGTAGTCCTGCCCTGTGACGCCGCCTGCTCCGTGCTGCGGGACGCCGTCGTCGACTTCGACCAGACCGGCCGGATCGTCCACTGTGGACCCATCGCGGACGCGCCGCCGCCACCGGCCGGGGCGCGGGTCAGGGAACTGACCGGCATCCTGCTGCCCGGCCTGGTGAACACGCACGCGCACACCCCGATGATGCCGCTGCGCGGTCTCGGCGGTGACCTGCCGCTGATGCGCTGGCTGGCCGAGGCGATCTGGCCGGCCGAGGGCCGGATGGTGGAGCGGGACTCCTACGACGGGATGCTGCTCGGCTCGGTGGAGATGCTGCGCGCCGGGGTGACCACCAGCGTGGAGATGTTCTTCCACGGCGAGCAGATGGCCCAGGCCGTGCTGGACACCGGCGGCCGGGTGCTGCTCACGCCGGGCATCATCAACGCGCCGGGGCTGGAGCGGCTGGGCAGCTGGCAGGAGCTGACCGGGCACACCACCCGGTGGATCGACGCCGACGGCCTGCGTTTCGGGGCGGGGGACCGGATCGAACTGGGCTACGGCCCGCACTCGGCGTACACGCTGACCCCGGAGATCATCGCCGAGGTCGCCCAGCTGGCCCGCGACCGTGACGCGCTGCTGCACATCCACGTGGCCGAGGGCCTGCAGGAGGACGTCGCGGTCCGCGCCGAACACGGCTCGGTGCCCAAGCTGCTGGAGAAGATCGGCGCGCTGGGCGGCCGAGTGCTGGCCGCGCACGCGGTGCACCTCTCCGATGAGGACCTGGCCATCTTCACCCGGCACGACGTGGCCGTGGCGCACTGCCCCAACTCCAACGCCAAGCTGGCCTCCGGCACCGCCCGACTGCTGGACATGCGCGCGCACGGCCTGCGCATCGGCCTGGGCACCGACGGCCCGGCCAGCAACGACGACCTGGACATCTGGGACGAGGCCCGCCTGGCGGTGCTGTTCGCCCGCCTGGACGCCGACGCCGCGGACGCCCTCACCGCCCCGCAGGCCCTGCTGATGGCCACCCGCGAGGGCGCGAACGCCATCAACCGCACCGACCTCGGCGCGCTGGAGCCCGGCCGCTGGGCGGACGTGGTGCACGTGGACGTGGACAGCCCGGCCTTCCCGCGCGGCACGGACGCGCCGGACGTGCAGCTGCTGTCCAACCTGGTGTGGTCCTCGGCGGCCAGCCAGGTGACCGATGTGTGGGTGGCCGGGGACCACGTGGTCAGCGGGCACGAGCCGACCAGGGTGGACCGCGGCAAGGCGCAGGCGGAGGTCCGGCGGATCGCGGAGCGGATCAGCGGCTAG